In the Wyeomyia smithii strain HCP4-BCI-WySm-NY-G18 chromosome 2, ASM2978416v1, whole genome shotgun sequence genome, one interval contains:
- the LOC129720071 gene encoding uncharacterized protein LOC129720071 has protein sequence MGSPLSPILADIVLESIIHNASSHLPFEVPILRKYVDDLFLIIPKDSIDTVLDTFNSQEDRIQFTIEIEQDRKLPFLDLLINRQEDQSLFTEWYSKPISSGRMLNFHSYHQYKHKINVANNFIHRVTSLTSNPEATNVNTIIHKHLQANSYPRTLVSRLINLYHSRQQEVVHPSAITLPPPAPPPTTAPQPTAPPPSSQQPHQASNAPSTANNLQDMVTLGTSRKHPA, from the coding sequence ATGGGCTCTCCTTTGTCCCCAATATTAGCCGATATAGTACTCGAATCAATCATCCATAATGCATCAAGCCACCTTCCCTTTGAAGTCCCTATTCTACGCAAATATGTAGACGATCTGTTTCTCATCATCCCAAAAGATTCCATCGACACCGTACTAGACACCTTTAACAGCCAGGAGGACCGAATTCAATTCACCATTGAAATAGAACAAGACCGCAAACTACCATTTCTGGACTTGCTGATAAATCGACAGGAGGATCAATCACTTTTCACCGAATGGTATAGCAAACCTATCTCATCTGGGAGAATGCTAAATTTCCATTCTTACCATCAATACAAACACAAAATTAATGTAGCCAACAATTTTATTCACCGCGTTACCTCTTTAACATCTAATCCAGAGGCGACAAACGTAAACACCATCATTCACAAACACCTACAGGCTAATAGCTACCCACGAACCCTGGTGTCTCGGCTCATCAACCTGTACCATTCTAGGCAACAAGAAGTTGTCCATCCTTCAGCTATCACACTGCCACCACCAGCACCTCCACCCACAACAGCTCCACAGCCAACAGCCCCACCGCCGTCCTCTCAGCAACCACATCAAGCCAGCAATGCACCATCCACGGCAAACAACCTTCAGGATATGGTCACCTTAGGCACATCCAGAAAACACCCAGCATAA